In the Leptotrichia sp. oral taxon 847 genome, one interval contains:
- a CDS encoding aspartate kinase — translation MIIVHKYGGTSVATTEKIMNIAKYLGNVKDAGNDVVVVVSAMGKTTDALIKLAFEITENPDSREMDRLMSTGEQQTISLLSIALKTLGYDAISLTGAQAGIKTSGHYMKNRIVDIDANIIKKHLKSGKIVVVAGFQGVNEAGDVTTLGRGGSDTSAVALAAALKAKCEIYTDVDGIYSIDPRVYSDAKKLPFISYDEMMELAYLGAGVMEPRAVELGGKYGVEIYVGKSLGEKNGTIITSIEKIKENKNMEQKVITGVSINENTIMVNVEEIPTNAQNVYEIFEKAEKSGINVDMISQNDVSSHHGSFAFTCPKTDMAALEKIGEKIEAKYENTSFIINPYVTKVSIVGIGLISNVGVASKMFKILAENDISFHQISTSEISISLIVDEVMGKRVAKLFAKEFDL, via the coding sequence GTGATTATTGTGCATAAATATGGTGGTACTTCGGTTGCCACAACAGAAAAAATTATGAACATTGCTAAATATTTAGGAAATGTAAAAGACGCTGGAAACGATGTTGTTGTCGTAGTTTCTGCGATGGGAAAGACAACTGACGCATTAATTAAATTAGCTTTCGAAATAACAGAAAATCCAGATTCAAGAGAAATGGACAGACTTATGTCAACAGGGGAACAGCAGACAATTTCACTTTTAAGTATTGCTCTAAAAACTTTGGGATATGACGCAATTTCGTTAACAGGAGCTCAAGCGGGTATCAAAACAAGCGGACATTATATGAAAAACAGAATTGTCGACATTGATGCGAACATTATAAAAAAACATTTAAAAAGTGGAAAAATTGTCGTAGTAGCTGGATTTCAAGGAGTGAATGAAGCAGGAGATGTTACAACTCTAGGACGTGGTGGTTCTGACACATCAGCAGTGGCACTAGCAGCGGCTTTAAAAGCAAAATGTGAAATTTATACAGATGTTGACGGAATTTATTCAATTGATCCAAGAGTTTATAGTGATGCAAAAAAATTGCCGTTTATTTCTTACGATGAAATGATGGAATTGGCTTATTTGGGAGCTGGAGTGATGGAACCCCGTGCTGTTGAACTAGGTGGAAAATATGGCGTTGAAATTTACGTAGGAAAATCATTGGGTGAAAAAAATGGAACAATAATAACTTCAATCGAAAAAATAAAGGAGAATAAAAACATGGAACAAAAAGTAATCACGGGAGTGTCAATAAACGAAAATACAATAATGGTGAATGTGGAAGAAATTCCAACAAATGCACAAAATGTCTACGAAATTTTTGAAAAAGCAGAAAAAAGCGGAATAAATGTAGATATGATAAGTCAAAACGATGTTTCAAGCCATCACGGAAGCTTTGCCTTTACTTGTCCAAAAACTGATATGGCGGCGCTTGAAAAAATTGGAGAAAAAATTGAAGCAAAATATGAAAATACTTCTTTTATAATAAACCCTTATGTTACAAAAGTTTCAATCGTAGGAATAGGATTAATAAGTAATGTAGGCGTAGCTTCAAAAATGTTCAAAATTTTAGCAGAAAACGACATAAGTTTTCACCAAATTTCAACTTCGGAAATAAGTATTTCTCTAATTGTCGATGAAGTGATGGGAAAAAGAGTGGCTAAATTATTTGCTAAAGAATTTGATTTATAG
- the lysA gene encoding diaminopimelate decarboxylase codes for MKLFGTSKINEKGNLSIGGVDALNLAKEFKTPLYVMDQELIETTIDKMKHAFHSTRFKTRIAYAGKAFLTTGMIKLVESKGLDLDVVSGGELYTAYKAGFPMKRVHLHGNNKLINEIEMAVEYGIDTIVVDNEDEISKIEKVCLEKGKKQAVLLRIDPGIEAHTHHYIKTSGLTSKFGISLFQENLIDIVKRLNDSPYIDFKGFHTHIGSQIFQSKFFIFALEEIFKYLDKLKKELGIIIHTVNMGGGFGVYYKEEDDPKPIEDVLSEIITYTEAMEIKYQIGFKELCIEPGRSIVGNAGTTLYEVGGIKETVGGKTYVFIDGGMSDNIRTALYQAEYEACVVNNPNDTDTREITLAGKLCESGDIIINKGKLPKSTKIGDIVAVGTTGAYCYTMSSHYNRMVTPAVVFVKDGKAKVAVRRENYEDLIKNDEIFEL; via the coding sequence ATGAAACTATTTGGAACTTCAAAAATTAACGAAAAAGGAAACTTGTCCATCGGCGGAGTTGACGCATTAAACCTTGCAAAAGAGTTTAAAACACCTCTTTATGTGATGGATCAGGAACTTATTGAAACTACTATTGACAAAATGAAACACGCTTTTCATTCAACAAGATTTAAAACGAGAATAGCTTACGCTGGAAAGGCATTTCTTACGACTGGAATGATTAAGCTAGTTGAATCAAAGGGACTGGATTTAGATGTTGTTTCAGGTGGAGAATTATATACTGCCTACAAAGCTGGATTTCCAATGAAACGAGTGCATTTGCACGGAAACAACAAACTTATAAATGAGATTGAAATGGCTGTTGAATATGGAATTGACACAATTGTTGTAGATAATGAAGATGAAATTTCTAAAATTGAAAAAGTTTGTCTAGAAAAAGGAAAAAAACAGGCGGTTTTACTGAGAATTGATCCTGGAATCGAAGCTCATACGCACCATTACATCAAAACTTCTGGACTTACTTCAAAATTTGGAATTTCATTATTTCAAGAAAATTTAATTGATATTGTAAAAAGATTAAACGATAGTCCCTATATTGATTTTAAAGGATTTCACACTCACATTGGTTCACAAATTTTTCAATCGAAATTTTTTATTTTTGCATTGGAAGAAATTTTCAAATATTTGGATAAATTAAAAAAAGAATTGGGAATAATCATACATACTGTAAATATGGGTGGTGGATTTGGAGTTTACTACAAAGAGGAAGATGACCCTAAACCTATTGAAGACGTGCTATCTGAAATAATCACCTACACAGAAGCGATGGAAATTAAATACCAAATTGGATTTAAAGAACTTTGTATCGAGCCAGGAAGAAGTATTGTCGGAAATGCGGGAACTACTCTTTACGAAGTCGGTGGAATAAAAGAAACTGTCGGTGGAAAAACTTATGTGTTCATCGACGGAGGAATGTCAGATAATATAAGAACTGCACTTTATCAAGCTGAATACGAAGCCTGTGTTGTAAATAATCCAAATGACACTGACACAAGAGAAATCACACTTGCTGGAAAACTATGCGAATCGGGAGATATTATCATAAACAAGGGAAAATTGCCAAAATCAACTAAAATTGGAGATATAGTGGCAGTTGGGACAACTGGAGCATACTGCTACACAATGTCAAGCCACTATAACAGAATGGTAACACCAGCAGTTGTATTTGTAAAAGATGGGAAAGCTAAAGTGGCAGTTAGAAGAGAAAACTATGAAGATTTGATAAAAAATGATGAAATTTTTGAATTATAA